The Impatiens glandulifera chromosome 8, dImpGla2.1, whole genome shotgun sequence genome includes a window with the following:
- the LOC124911205 gene encoding 65-kDa microtubule-associated protein 6-like isoform X2 → MLPGFMSPTARGGVGTRNNCNVLLRELQQIWNEMGESEADKDWMLSEIERECLEVYQRKLDEAANAKANLHQSVVAKEAEFATLMASLGELNLHSPKEKRAITLREHLSSLHPLVEELKLKKEERVKEFADLKVQIDKITAEISGYGHHNGSLYSLNLEEQDLSLRKLNDYQTHLRGLQRQKSDRLQKILGFVNEVHSLCGVLGLDFVRTIGDVHPSLHGTSVEQSTNISDSTVEGLEKTITRLKLERKNRYQKLKDIVSTLSELWNLMGSTKEEKQKLSGIVSIFRASGTEILKSGALSTENIEQALEEVERLTNLKASRMKELVMKKRSELEDLCRKIHVLPDPNTAPEKSSALIDSGLVDPCELMANIEAQIIRIKDEALSRKEIMDKIERWLSVCDEENWLEEYNQDDNRYNAVRGAHTNLKRAERARITVTKIPVMVDSLISKTLAWEDEHKKLFHYDGVRLVSILEDYKLARQQKEHEKKRQRDQKKLQDLLMTEKEALYGSKPSPRRSSSFRKTNGYRPNGNGSMTPTPRRNSLGGATPELLTPRSYSGRQNGYFREIRKLSTAPLNFVAIAKEDTISFSSICGSEPESPPLGSS, encoded by the exons ATGTTACCGGGTTTCATGTCTCCTACAGCCAGAGGAGGAGTAGGCACAAGAAACAACTGCAATGTTTTGCTTAGAGAGCTTCAG CAAATTTGGAATGAAATGGGCGAGAGTGAAGCTGATAAAGATTGGATGCTGTCGGAGATTGAAAGAGAGTGTTTGGAAGTATATCAGAGAAAGTTAGACGAAGCTGCTAATGCTAAGGCAAATCTTCACCAGTCTGTTGTTGCAAAGGAGGCAGAGTTTGCAACACTGATGGCTTCTCTTGGAGAACTTAATCTTCATTCACCG AAGGAGAAAAGAGCAATAACATTAAGGGAGCATCTCTCATCCCTTCACCCATTAGTGGAAGAGTTGAAACTGAAAAAGGAGGAAAGGGTTAAGGAATTTGCAGATCTAAAGGTACAGATTGATAAGATCACTGCAGAGATTTCAGGATACGGCCATCATAACGGTTCTCTATATTCCTTAAATCTTGAAGAACAAGATTTATCTCTTAGAAAGCTTAATGATTACCAAACACACTTGCGAGGTCTTCAAAGACAGAAG TCTGACCGGCTCCAAAAGATCTTGGGATTTGTGAATGAGGTGCATTCCTTATGTGGTGTGCTTGGACTAGATTTTGTAAGGACAATAGGTGATGTACATCCTAGTTTGCATGGGACCAGCGTTGAGCAGTCCACCAACATCAGTGACAGCACAGTAGAAGGTCTAGAAAAGACTATCACCAGACTCAAATTAGAGAGAAAAAACAGATACCAAAAG CTGAAAGATATTGTTTCAACACTATCTGAATTATGGAATCTGATGGGATCGACGAAAGAAGAGAAACAAAAACTTTCTGGAATCGTTTCCATATTTAGAGCTTCGGGAACAGAAATCTTGAAATCTGGAGCCCTTTCAACCGAAAATATCGAACAG GCTTTGGAAGAGGTTGAGAGGCTAACTAACTTGAAAGCAAGCAGAATGAAGGAACTGGTAATGAAAAAGAGATCGGAGTTGGAAGATTTATGCCGTAAAATCCATGTTTTACCCGATCCAAACACCGCTCCTGAGAAATCTAGTGCATTGATAGACTCTG GTCTTGTCGATCCGTGTGAACTTATGGCGAATATTGAAGCTCAGATCATTAGAATAAAGGATGAAGCACTTAGCCGTAAAGAGATTATGGATAAGATCGAAAGATGGCTTTCTGTCTGCGACGAGGAAAACTGGCTTGAAGAATATAATCAA GATGACAATCGGTACAATGCTGTAAGAGGTGCTCACACGAACCTCAAACGGGCGGAACGTGCACGAATTACTGTTACCAAGATTCCAG TGATGGTTGATAGTTTGATTAGCAAGACACTAGCTTGGGAGGATGAGCACaagaaattatttcattatgATGGG GTTCGATTGGTCTCAATACTAGAGGATTACAAGTTAGCCAGACAACAAAAAGAACACGAGAAGAAACGACAAAGG GACCAGAAGAAGCTGCAGGATTTGCTAATGACTGAGAAGGAAGCCTTGTATGGGTCTAAACCTAGTCCGAGAAGAAGCAGTAGCTTTAGAAAGACAAATGGATACCGTCCGAACGGGAATGGATCGATGACTCCCACCCCTAGAAGAAACTCTTTGGGCGGTGCAACCCCGGAGCTTCTTACACCACGCTCTTATTCGGGTCGCCAAAATGGTTATTTCAGGGAGATAAGAAAGCTGTCCACTGCACCTCTCAACTTTGTGGCAATAGCTAAGGAAGATACTATTTCATTTTCATCTATTTGTGGGTCAGAACCGGAATCTCCTCCTTTGGGTTCAAGCTGA
- the LOC124911205 gene encoding 65-kDa microtubule-associated protein 6-like isoform X1, with translation MLPGFMSPTARGGVGTRNNCNVLLRELQQIWNEMGESEADKDWMLSEIERECLEVYQRKLDEAANAKANLHQSVVAKEAEFATLMASLGELNLHSPIQKEKRAITLREHLSSLHPLVEELKLKKEERVKEFADLKVQIDKITAEISGYGHHNGSLYSLNLEEQDLSLRKLNDYQTHLRGLQRQKSDRLQKILGFVNEVHSLCGVLGLDFVRTIGDVHPSLHGTSVEQSTNISDSTVEGLEKTITRLKLERKNRYQKLKDIVSTLSELWNLMGSTKEEKQKLSGIVSIFRASGTEILKSGALSTENIEQALEEVERLTNLKASRMKELVMKKRSELEDLCRKIHVLPDPNTAPEKSSALIDSGLVDPCELMANIEAQIIRIKDEALSRKEIMDKIERWLSVCDEENWLEEYNQDDNRYNAVRGAHTNLKRAERARITVTKIPVMVDSLISKTLAWEDEHKKLFHYDGVRLVSILEDYKLARQQKEHEKKRQRDQKKLQDLLMTEKEALYGSKPSPRRSSSFRKTNGYRPNGNGSMTPTPRRNSLGGATPELLTPRSYSGRQNGYFREIRKLSTAPLNFVAIAKEDTISFSSICGSEPESPPLGSS, from the exons ATGTTACCGGGTTTCATGTCTCCTACAGCCAGAGGAGGAGTAGGCACAAGAAACAACTGCAATGTTTTGCTTAGAGAGCTTCAG CAAATTTGGAATGAAATGGGCGAGAGTGAAGCTGATAAAGATTGGATGCTGTCGGAGATTGAAAGAGAGTGTTTGGAAGTATATCAGAGAAAGTTAGACGAAGCTGCTAATGCTAAGGCAAATCTTCACCAGTCTGTTGTTGCAAAGGAGGCAGAGTTTGCAACACTGATGGCTTCTCTTGGAGAACTTAATCTTCATTCACCG ATCCAGAAGGAGAAAAGAGCAATAACATTAAGGGAGCATCTCTCATCCCTTCACCCATTAGTGGAAGAGTTGAAACTGAAAAAGGAGGAAAGGGTTAAGGAATTTGCAGATCTAAAGGTACAGATTGATAAGATCACTGCAGAGATTTCAGGATACGGCCATCATAACGGTTCTCTATATTCCTTAAATCTTGAAGAACAAGATTTATCTCTTAGAAAGCTTAATGATTACCAAACACACTTGCGAGGTCTTCAAAGACAGAAG TCTGACCGGCTCCAAAAGATCTTGGGATTTGTGAATGAGGTGCATTCCTTATGTGGTGTGCTTGGACTAGATTTTGTAAGGACAATAGGTGATGTACATCCTAGTTTGCATGGGACCAGCGTTGAGCAGTCCACCAACATCAGTGACAGCACAGTAGAAGGTCTAGAAAAGACTATCACCAGACTCAAATTAGAGAGAAAAAACAGATACCAAAAG CTGAAAGATATTGTTTCAACACTATCTGAATTATGGAATCTGATGGGATCGACGAAAGAAGAGAAACAAAAACTTTCTGGAATCGTTTCCATATTTAGAGCTTCGGGAACAGAAATCTTGAAATCTGGAGCCCTTTCAACCGAAAATATCGAACAG GCTTTGGAAGAGGTTGAGAGGCTAACTAACTTGAAAGCAAGCAGAATGAAGGAACTGGTAATGAAAAAGAGATCGGAGTTGGAAGATTTATGCCGTAAAATCCATGTTTTACCCGATCCAAACACCGCTCCTGAGAAATCTAGTGCATTGATAGACTCTG GTCTTGTCGATCCGTGTGAACTTATGGCGAATATTGAAGCTCAGATCATTAGAATAAAGGATGAAGCACTTAGCCGTAAAGAGATTATGGATAAGATCGAAAGATGGCTTTCTGTCTGCGACGAGGAAAACTGGCTTGAAGAATATAATCAA GATGACAATCGGTACAATGCTGTAAGAGGTGCTCACACGAACCTCAAACGGGCGGAACGTGCACGAATTACTGTTACCAAGATTCCAG TGATGGTTGATAGTTTGATTAGCAAGACACTAGCTTGGGAGGATGAGCACaagaaattatttcattatgATGGG GTTCGATTGGTCTCAATACTAGAGGATTACAAGTTAGCCAGACAACAAAAAGAACACGAGAAGAAACGACAAAGG GACCAGAAGAAGCTGCAGGATTTGCTAATGACTGAGAAGGAAGCCTTGTATGGGTCTAAACCTAGTCCGAGAAGAAGCAGTAGCTTTAGAAAGACAAATGGATACCGTCCGAACGGGAATGGATCGATGACTCCCACCCCTAGAAGAAACTCTTTGGGCGGTGCAACCCCGGAGCTTCTTACACCACGCTCTTATTCGGGTCGCCAAAATGGTTATTTCAGGGAGATAAGAAAGCTGTCCACTGCACCTCTCAACTTTGTGGCAATAGCTAAGGAAGATACTATTTCATTTTCATCTATTTGTGGGTCAGAACCGGAATCTCCTCCTTTGGGTTCAAGCTGA